In the Struthio camelus isolate bStrCam1 chromosome 16, bStrCam1.hap1, whole genome shotgun sequence genome, CATGCCTAGCCCTCCAGTACACATGCTGCCACCTGGATTTTTCCATCACAGCATCTCAGACTGACCTGTCAAAGCCTGACAACACTATTGACATCTCTGTGACCCAGCTCTCACACTGCTGGGGGTTCCCCAAAAGCTCTGGGTCTAGAGTTACAAGGTGGTGGGCACAGTTtcccttttcattaaaaaagagacTGTAGATTGAAGAAAACTCAGTCTCCTCCAAGAGAGTCCAATATGAGGAGGCCATAGAAGGAGCCAAGCATTGGTTGTTCTTTACAACCAGCCGATTTTAAAGACCTTAGCTGCCTATGGGTCTGAAGGGTGAATGTGAGCCTTTAGGACACATCAGCTGAGGCTAAGAAGCCCTGATGCAGTCTGGCTAATGAATATGCACAGTTCTCGCTCCTTCCTTCACAGGATGTTTTCCTCACCTGCTGCTGTTCAGCACTCGCTGTGCCACATGCTGCCTCCATTCTCCTAAATCCCCACCTAAGAATACCACCCACACTTGggcctcagagacagccaggatCAGTCCAGGCCACATCGGGGGGCAGTTCACTGGTCCAGATCTGCTGGGATCCTGGGAGGCAAGTGAGGCTGCCCAGAAGTCCCAGAAGGCAAGGGCTGTGGCAATCACCGTGGGCCATCTCCCTTCTGTGTCCACCTCTCCCCACAGTACCCTCATACCTTGAACACCACTGCCTTCATCTTCCAAAGAAATCTTCAGGTTCTGTGGCTCTTCCTTGGTCATTTTCTCCAGAAAATTCCTGACCTTCACAAAAGTCTGTAAAAGGTACTCTGACTTATGGGCTGAATGGAGGTGGATGTTAGAACTCTAGAGGCGCCCCACCTCAGTCTTGCCCTTGAAGAGGACATCTCACACGGCTCAGTGCTGCCCTGAGCCaagcccctccacagctcttcCCCGGGGCAATCTGCATCCTCCCAGTAGAGAGGACAGCTTGGGATGGGCCACCTGCAGAGAAAGCTCCACATGGGTCTGAGCAGAAAGACAGCTCAGTCAGAGCCCTGCACGTACCTCATTGTCCTCATCCAGGCTGTACTGAGCAGGCAGGTCGGTCACAAGCTGTGCCAGGTGCAGCAGTTTCTTCTCacagtgctgcagcttctcatcCGTGTCCTTGGCCTCAACAGTGTCCTTGAGTCAAACAGAAGGAGAAGAATCACAGTGGGGAAAATGACCCATACAGTGCTCTGGGTGACTTTGGCCACACTGTTCCTGCACAGTATCACTACACTGTGCAACATATTGCACCACAGGTGTTATCACCACGGGTCCTGCaccaggcagggagggagcagaggatgGGGCAGCCAGCAGGCAAGAGCAGGAGTTTGCTGGTAAGAAACAGGAGTAAGGGTCTTCCAGCAGCATTGCCCCGGCTGCCCGTGCGTACCCAGCCCATGCTACCTGTTTCCCCTGGGTATTCAGCACTGCTCCTGCTCTACACCCTGCCCTGCTTGCTGAGCACCAGACAGAGGGTCTGCTTAGCCCTGCAGCCATCTGCTCCTGCATCCCATTTCCAAGCAGGAATGGGAATCAGCACCTTCCTTCCCAGCTCTGATCCTATCTTATCTCCCACATCAATggctctgcctgcctctgctgGACACCCCTACAGCCCACTTGCAGACCCTTCCTAGAAGGGCCCAGCAAGCCACAGGAGACATGCATGGTGCATCGAGGGCCACAGAGATCTGCAGCTGGAAGGCTGGACACAGAAGGAGAGGGTTGAGCTGCctcctccacgtctccagggcaggacATTGTAGTGCTGCAAGATCTGACCATCCCGACCAATTGCCCTTATGCTACTGACTTGGAGGAGGTTTCACGCTGCTTGTGTTGTCTGCCCAGATGCTGCGGACACAAGACTGAGGCCAGGTCAATCTAATATGAGGGCTGCTTGTACCAGATCAAAGCTCCAGATCCACATGTTACTGTGGTGAGCACTGAGCACTAGCAGGCTCTGTTGGTTTAGAGGCTGTTTGCACTGCATGGACAGTGATGTTTGACTCATTTCCTCAGTGAAGTGTCACAGCAATGGGACATGAGCACTCAGCACCATCACTTGTGCGGCTAATCCTCTTCAGGGTCAGCCCCCAGGTCAGTGGGGCTGTTTTGCTGCTCCATAGCACGGTTTGGGATGCCCTTCTCCCATCCCCTTCGTAcctgcctgctccccagcacccTGGGAGGCAGGGCCTTCATGCCAGCCTCCCACTGAGCACCAGGCGTAGCTCCAGGAAGGTTTTTGATGGGAGAGACCTGCATCTCGATGTGGTTTGCATTCCATCAGCCTGTCACACCTCCAGACAGAGCCTCCTGGGCAGCATCCCTGCTCCTGGTACCCTGCAGGCTTAGCATAAGGTGGGTACCTGATCAGGCACAGTGATGCCATACAGGCGAATGAAGAGGTTATCGATGCCATTTTCAAACATGAGCAGGAGCTCCTGGTTCTTCAGCATCTGGGCTTGCACCTGTTCAAGGCGGGCCTCTTCCTGCCGCAGATTCATCTTCAGCTCTTCCTCCAGCTTCCTAGAGCTAACCAGATTCACCCACACACGTCCATAGAAATGCATACGCATACAGAGACAGCTAAAATCTTATTGCAGAAGCTGCCCATGTGCCACCTTCCACTGAGCAGAGAGACATACTGCCTATAACCCAGTTAAGATCTGCTGGTACTGCTTCCCTGCCCAGGTAGGGAACAGGACACATCCTGAAGTACAGCCCTGTTGGGGCAGAGATGGGAAAACTGCAACCAAAAACACCTTgcccaagctgctgtgcaagGGTACAGGCTGGGTTTGGAGAGGAAGCGTCCACTGCATGGCTTCAGGTCCTGCTACTGCCCATCTCCTGGCCCTGCAGACACAAGGATCTTGGGCATGCCTCATTGCCTCATGTCCCCACAGCCACAGGATGACTTTTGGATACTCTGCTGAGACCAGTGCATGCTTGGGAGCTGGGGAGAGTGCCCTGCTGCTCTGGCCAGCACTGTCCTAAGCCAATGGTACCTGATTATGCTTGGGGGTTGGTGAAATTTCAGCTCAGCCTGTTTCAGCTCCAGCTCCTTCAACTTGTCCTTCAATACCTTCTTCTTCTCCTCACACTCCTTGATATGCTGCTGAAGGTCTACCGTGGACTTCTGCTGAGCCAGAAGCCTTCCAGCAATGTCCTGGCCAtaacaggagagcaagaggaatCAGATCACCGTGCCCCAAACCTGGGTACCTGGAATAAGTGCAGGATCTCCTCCCTGGGCCACAGCCTCAGGGAGATTTCTTTTACTGCAGCTTGCTGCAGgctcacagcacagagaaaagcagctctgcctctgtcAGCACAAGGACAAGGGTTTTGCGGGGCTCAGAGGGCAAAGGACAACAGAGATCcccttaaataaaatgaaatgaaatacaaacaGAGAGATCTCAGGTCCCAGGGACAAGGGTTTGGCCTGGAGTTCCCAGTACCCTCCCCTCACCTTGAGCAGCTTTTACCAGAGACAGCTTTTACGTTACCCAGAGACGGGAGCACTGCACCGCAGACTTGACCTTCTCTACTTCTGATGTCACCCGGGCCTGATATTCAATTTGGGATTTGGTAGCCTCCAGTTTGGTACCTGGGTATGTGGAGGACACAGGAGGGAAGGACACCTGAGACAGACAGGCCTGGTGGTTGCAAGGCATGGGGATAGGACAGCAGAGAGGTGTGACAGAAGGGACTCCCCCTGCCCCAGAGCATcctgagggcagtggcagctgccccagctggagaaagaagggggagatcTCACAGGAGGAGTCTGCCAGACATGGCGCCAGGAGGATACACTGCTGCACAGGTCCCCATGACCTTGGGCAGCTTTCCAGTGTAGAGGTTAATGGCAGGTCCTACCTGCCTTCCTGAGGCAGGGCATGGGGCAGACTCTGCCCTTGAACCTCAGGAGATGTCTTACCAGCTGCCACTGTTGAATGCAGGACAACAGAATGGGGCCCATTGTCTGTGGCCTTGGGAAAATCCCACACctccagagagaaagaaatcccACAGAGCCAAGCAGCCATGCTGCAAGCTAGAGAACCTGGGcactgccctgcacagcctgggGGATGGCGAGTGCTGCCTTTGGGCTGCAGTGACAGACCTTGCGTTGCACCCTTCAAGGCACTCACCCAAAAGCGACTCCTGGGAGATCAGGGACGGGAAGTCCACAGCAAGTTCACCCTTGGCTTGCTGCAAGAACATTCAATGAGACCTCCTGAGCTGTTGGGACCCTGGgggagctggccctgcagccccctgtctccctggccctgcagcctccTCACCCACGGGGGCTTTCAGCGATGTAACCACCCCTGGCCCAGAGAGAGGCTGGGTCCTGATGTCTGTCAGGGGGCCAGGCACCAGAGCTCATTCCCCAGCCAAGCAGAGCCCCAGAGCCCCATGTTCCCACCTGCCCCAGGCTCCCACCAGCTCACCGCTCTTCTGTGCTTTTCACTCGCATCCTTGAGGCGGATTCTGTCGATTCGCTCCTTTTGGGTAGCCAGGGAATGGTCCCTGAGGTTTCTCTCCATAAGGAATTGAGTTTCTAGGTTGGCCAGGTCCCCCTGGAGCATGTTGGAACCACAGAGACAGGAGAAATGACTGTCAAAGCTAGGAGGGACCTTTGTGAGCCAACTGAGCCACATGCTGAATACAGTCACTTCTGGGACAGCGAGAGTCAAAAATGACCTCCCATGTAACAAACTGTGTAGGAGACTGCAGGGGGGCAAAGAAGGCTGGAAGGATGGAAGAGGCTGGCTTTTCTCACAGCTGGGGCTTCTAGTAGGCTGTCCCCCACCACCAAGGGAGCCTGATCCAAGAGCAAGACACAGGAGGAGCTACAAAGGCATTTGGATACTGTGGGCAAGTCCAGCTCAGTCTCTTCTACTCTTTATTGCAGGAATATTCACTGGCCTGGGAACCTAATGCAGTCTGTACTGGGTCACTGTGGGCTCTGGCAGCTGGAAGAGGGTCCCAAGGTGCCCGAGGCCAGGTCCTCACCTTGGCTGCATCATTGGCTTTGAGGGCATCCAAGGCCATGAGCTCCATGCCTTTCAGCTCCCCCTGGTACACTTCGACCATCTGGTGCAGGACATccagctgcaaaggcaggtgGGCCAGCTCCTAGGACATACACAGTTTGTCAGGCACCCtcatttcctgctttccttcacACAGGAGAGGGAGGGATGCGGAGCCCAGGCCATCCCAGGGTGGGTCTAGGGGAACCCTACCCACCTGCTTGCCTGTCCTTGGCCTAGACTACGCAATGCCTCTGCACTGCACACAGATTGGCCCTGCCCTGCATGGCGCTCCCAGATCCGGGCCATCCAGATGCAGGGCAAGCAGCCCCAGATCCCTATCCACCCCATGTACAGGTCCATCCTtgtgggagccagcagcagggctgggaagcagcATGCCCTGCTCTTACTCAGGAAGGTTGCCAGGGTGCAGTTAGGATATGCTAGCACCTACTGGCAGGCAACTGGATCCCAGAGGAACAAATCTCAGCAAGATAGGTTGAAGCAGAGCCTGGGCCAGGCCCCTGTGCTGCAGGGCACCTCCAGCCCTGTGCTGAGGTCAGGTGCAGCACTGGCCTTAGAGCAGTCCCCTCAGCAGGACCTTGGGCTCTCTGAGCAATGCCTTCAGCACTCCCACATGTGTTCTGCCAGCTGGAAGCTCTCGGCCATCTCAGCAACCCCAGCTGTGCAAGCACACAGGTCTGCTTCTGCCTCACCCAGGGAGCTCTAATGTGAGCCTAAGGGGGGACAGGTCTGTCCCTGGGCACGTGGTATGATGAGACGGCAAAGGAGAGCTCACCTTCTTCAGGACATCCCGCAGTGCCAGGTAGAGGGTAGTGACATTCTGGCCGGTACGGACTTTCATGAGTGTTTTCTCAATGTTATTCTCCAGCTGGCGAATCACCTGCAGCAAAGACGGCTCCAGTCAAGGGTACCCCAGAGGACCCAGACTACTGAGtccagcagctgcctggctctCTTGGGAGAGCCGAGATGGATGCTGAATTAAAACCTCCATGTGACCATTGGAGGCTGTGGCTTCTGCCTTGGGAGCAGACCGCATGTACCTGCATCTGGGCCTGGTGCTGTTTGTCACCGGCTTCTGCCTCCATCAgatgctgcagctgcctctgcagctcaTCCAGGGCTCTGTCCCGTTGCCTCATCTCATACAGCAGCATGTTGCACGCGTTCACCCGGTCAAAGATGTCATTCTGGAGCTTCTCCCGGGCCATCTGAAAGCACATGTGAGAACTcacagggctgcagggaggaCTCACTAGGCAACTACTGGACAAGGGCCAGGCTCTGGGGTTCTGCTCAGGCAAAAATCCCCCCAAAGCCAAGCCAGGGATTCTGGGCTGTTTGCCCTGGGACACCAAGGTGAGCAGGCAGGCACTTCCCCTGGCACAGCCACATCCAGGAGAGCTTTGCTGTAGGATAGCCACAGATCAGAAGCTGACTGGGGTAAGGCGGAGATTGGTAGTGATGTATGTTTATAGTAGCTGTGAATCTGGCTTAGAGACTGTGCAGAACACAGACCTGGGAGTGAACGTCAATAAAACCAGTTAGTGCCCCAAGTATGGAAGCCGGTAGAGAGCAGTAGCATAGCTTTGTCCCTGCAAGACGCCCCTGAGCAAAGGAAGCTCATCTgggcctgccccacagctccagtgctgcctgtaGCTCCCATGGGTTTATAACCAGGCCATAACTTTGGGCCAGGAGGTGAATAGTAGAGACAGGCCTGCATCTCAGTGCAGCCCCAGGGATACACCCTGGAAGATAACCAGGAGGTCCATTGGGTCTGCTGGGACAAAGTATCTGCCCACGGAGCTAAAGGAGGATGTCCACTGACAGGTCAATGAGCATTTCTGACCAGTGCTCATCCCGTGCACGTGAACACCCCATGTCTCAAAGCACCATTCCCGGAGGACTTCCGGCACAAAAAGATATCCTGAAAGGTCCCTCTCCTGTGGGCTTATTTTTCTGACTGCCCCTCTAGTCCCAGTCCCCTCTGACCAGCCAGAGTCAGTCAGCACTGGCTAATTACCTCTACTGTGCTTCTGGCCAAAACGAAGCCCAACTGCTTCTGTCCTCTGCAAGCTTCAGAGACGATGACCTGGTCCTGCTGTGGGCAGGAGAGGGAATGTCAGTGCCAGCATAGGAACTATCACTGTCGCAACTGGTTGTTGCCTGGTGCTGCTGTCCTGACACATGAATTATTCACTCCCAGAGAGGAGTGCCCCAGAGCtcctgtgtcccagagctgcCAGCAGTGCCACTAGGAGGCTGCCAGACATGCGAGGCCTGCCCTGTCCAGTATCCCACCCCTGGCTGCCCCTCCGCCAGGATCTGGCTAGCTGCAGGGATCTTCCTTCAGCTCAGCTCTGCCCACACTAAGGACAGGGCAGAGCCAAAGCAGCTTGACTTGGGCCAGCACAGCTTGGGACCCTACAAGCCGACACGAATAGCTGCTGAACCACCCTGGGACAGCCCTGTGCTCATGCCTCTGAGGACACTGTGCTGCAGGAACCATCCTCAGTGACAGGAAGATATGGGCAGTGCCCAGTGGGACGTGAAGATGGCAATGAAATGGACCCAGCAGAGAAGCTGGTTCTAGATAGCCACAGGCAG is a window encoding:
- the CCDC183 gene encoding coiled-coil domain-containing protein 183: MQDQKTDINQQIQELRTIISLQEQGKKLFMQSAEEKLSQNRDLLPCLRGTVQDDICALGIAEKQDQVIVSEACRGQKQLGFVLARSTVEMAREKLQNDIFDRVNACNMLLYEMRQRDRALDELQRQLQHLMEAEAGDKQHQAQMQVIRQLENNIEKTLMKVRTGQNVTTLYLALRDVLKKELAHLPLQLDVLHQMVEVYQGELKGMELMALDALKANDAAKGDLANLETQFLMERNLRDHSLATQKERIDRIRLKDASEKHRRAQAKGELAVDFPSLISQESLLGTKLEATKSQIEYQARVTSEVEKVKSAVQCSRLWDIAGRLLAQQKSTVDLQQHIKECEEKKKVLKDKLKELELKQAELKFHQPPSIISSRKLEEELKMNLRQEEARLEQVQAQMLKNQELLLMFENGIDNLFIRLYGITVPDQDTVEAKDTDEKLQHCEKKLLHLAQLVTDLPAQYSLDEDNETFVKVRNFLEKMTKEEPQNLKISLEDEGSGVQDAFDFADKDHGHVLTRDEIKKQGLRFIESKMKSGKKKQQSFPKSF